The DNA window GCGATACCGACCAGATCGAAGCGCGGCTTCGGTACCCGGGCACCGCTGGAGACGCCGTTGAGCACCGCCTCGAACAGGCTAGTGGCGACTTCGAGCCCGAGCAGATGGCGCGGCAGCAGGATCGTCGCGGCGTTGCCGTCGCGAGCGACCAGATGCCCTTTGGCCGCGAGCATCCGCCAGCTCTCGCGGTCATGGCAGCGGACGTTGACGAAGACACCGCCGGCCGGGCTGAATTCGTCCACCCGGCGCAAGCAGTTGAATACGTCGATCCGCCCTTCACCAGCGAGCAGGCCTCCCAGTTCGCGACGCTCGAAGATATCGGCGACCTCACCGAGCCGTGCGATCGGGCAGTGCAGCGAAGGCTGGTCGGGCACCAGCGCGCTGTGGTTGGCGACCAGCCCCAGTTCGCAGAGATCCGGCACCGCGCGCTGCGGCAGCGCTGCGGCCAGCTGAGCGCGCGCCGCCAACCATTCCGCCAGCGGCTGCCCACCGCGCTGCCAAAGCGTATCGAGGCCGCTTGCGTCTATCCGCCGCCCGTCACACTCGAGCGTCCGGGCGCAGGGGTCGTAGATGAAGTCGTACTCGCTGGCCTTGCCCGCACTGATCACTTCCAACCCGACTCGCTCAGCCCAGCTGATCAGGCCCAGCAGCAAACTCGGCTGGTCGCCATCGACCGGCGTCACGATACAGCCGCGCTCTCGCGCCATCTCGGCGAGCATCGGGCCGACCACGCTGTCGACCTCCTTCGAGGCCAGGGCCAGGTGACGACCGGCCTCTATCGCCAGAACCGCATGGCGGGCGCCGGCCTCGGGCTGCCCGGTCGCCTCGACGACCATATCGAAGGGCAGCGACAGCGCCATCGCCAGCGAGTCGGTGACCACGCAGTGGCCCGCGTCCCAGGCACGGCGCGCCTCGGTGGGCTCACGGCAAACGTGGATCTGGTCGAGGGGCCGTCCAGCGGCCCGCAGCGCGGCGACGGCGGTATCAAGATCGAGATCGACGGCGACCCGGGCATCGAGCCCCGGCACCCTCGGCGCATGCACCAAAAGGCTGCGTCCGAAGCCGCCGCTACCGACCACGCAGGCCTCGACCACCCGCTCACCTCGGCTCGAATCGCCATGATCGAAGTAATGCTCCAGGTTCATCGTGGGGTCTCCGCGCCCTGCCGGGGCCGCTCCTGCGACGCCTCAGGCTTCATCGCGCTGCGGCGTCGGAAGGCGCGCAGCCCGATCATTTTCGACACCAACGGCCAAGCCAGCATGAACACCCCCAGACCCATGATCGTCGAGACCAGCGGATTGGACCAGAACACCGCAACGCTACCGTCGGAGAACACCATCGACTGGCGGAACGCTTCCTCGGCGCGATCGCCCA is part of the Halotalea alkalilenta genome and encodes:
- a CDS encoding NAD(P)H-dependent oxidoreductase, yielding MNLEHYFDHGDSSRGERVVEACVVGSGGFGRSLLVHAPRVPGLDARVAVDLDLDTAVAALRAAGRPLDQIHVCREPTEARRAWDAGHCVVTDSLAMALSLPFDMVVEATGQPEAGARHAVLAIEAGRHLALASKEVDSVVGPMLAEMARERGCIVTPVDGDQPSLLLGLISWAERVGLEVISAGKASEYDFIYDPCARTLECDGRRIDASGLDTLWQRGGQPLAEWLAARAQLAAALPQRAVPDLCELGLVANHSALVPDQPSLHCPIARLGEVADIFERRELGGLLAGEGRIDVFNCLRRVDEFSPAGGVFVNVRCHDRESWRMLAAKGHLVARDGNAATILLPRHLLGLEVATSLFEAVLNGVSSGARVPKPRFDLVGIAERDLPAGTALTAHGHHHTIDHLRPALVPAAALAEEAPLPFYLAATGRLRRAVAAGEPIRGGDVELDETSMLWRLRHQQDARFLACADTRYA